A window of the Vanessa tameamea isolate UH-Manoa-2023 chromosome 22, ilVanTame1 primary haplotype, whole genome shotgun sequence genome harbors these coding sequences:
- the LOC113397634 gene encoding hemicentin-1-like, with protein MFISCLIYIFLSYGLLYTNGDDAKVSLTFVIDDTGSMYNDIAQVKAKTNEVFDAVLHANASKIDDFILITFNDPYAKLRTITRDRNEFKRALSSISVDGGGDCPEYTMAGIELALEKSKSNSYFYVFTDASAKDYNQFDRIKSLSQKKSIQVSFLLTGICGSLNDRDYLVFEELSEATSGQVFHIKKHDINKIINYIIASITHKKTTLRQKLYENGSLKKLTFTVDSKVWDVIISISAKNPKIKVIDPDGNVAVTKDISTTEMSYMGKLNTKPGVYTIELSSNSKTSVVVTGSTSVSFQHGFAYVKPASINETSTMPVPGVKSYLSIALNNDKKDVVLKTAELRDLDDNVIKELPLTLIDPEKQFYITDPFIPPSTLFKIAVNGFTETNEKITRISSTTVELQKPELEKSLTKKSPQVTLLSDDKIEVEYGQAVDIKCKLHGFPKPDALWEGTSGITGPATVVPVDLPYDYMTVLTIDKVVENSTITCKAINSEGESSKSVKIEIKTYLNVIEYPKDITLEYGKTIDLKFIINASPPAIISWYKNDKQITVNDNYNLSSDNTILTIRNMLPKLKGKYTVKAFNDNTERNVTFNVSIIGAEPPVIDKSVTTYFAKEGSDVDINCRLLKGKPIPTISWSLVVDDSTENKELDETGETIHITNIKTDDTGNYICLARNEIGEDSHSTELYVEYPPSIEEGDETLNIVKGDQVTLVCSLNGFPYPDIRWFKNKSEINDTSKYRTHNNNVLRFRGSLSDAGIYTCEASNALGRAERNINLNIYGPVQIEPPTESVLNIIVGNSLELPCVAEGYPEPKTKWIFKNFDPKSLPKLLRADRMNSIKIPRVQIEDEGFYVCKARNYADTAVITYEVHVLAPPFIKNKLPDKTLNAVEGDLVLRIPCEAVGKPKPTVSWIVDGLKLALGTDMFGIEEDGTLIIKNVNKYSTGTYLCKAENSLGHVSEEFYVKVYPYPRTRNVPVKELIEEGTSANIECEPSHDVGDLIRWYKNGVLISTGPLTLRRASPSDSGLYSCRVSNYVSSHSSHKMVIVGRKPRFNSEEETRIEFFEGANVFFVCSATGFPNPTITWSHNGRKIEKTSATIDLVMKVSDIGEYECQVSNDFGKISRTFNIVADDCLLNIENNFNTYKPLILSLSKRWPLFEINGSFMRIPKNTKFLLVCPTSYITHKSTNFGQQRLASCVGNTEFQIIGKNIDFEDLNCNEEIKPLSKSTGLHCSRGNTELLKVGYSLRSEFLGVYDICFDKDKNVTLYSRHHIHRSLADRVPDIPIKFTGSNHLPKDFNAIYKCRDKCCFAKKQLVNPRDVSPGFPQVATYNDLNVLPHWSTCGTENWDEVERRVRSLVKFLDFKLSVWTGAFYDKSTDAGIILRSSDQPTPQYMWKVIRNLQEQQALAVIQVNKPNLTKSEAARHMLCKDVCGDTEWMRNPEWRNVTKGFTYCCSLTDFKKAFGYENIFKGKANLLRKMPLVSEHSLT; from the exons ATGTTTATTtcgtgtttaatatatatatttttatcatatggACTTTTGTATACTAATGGAGATGATGCGAAAGTCAGTCTTACATTTGTTATTGATGACACGGGTTCAATGTACAATGATATAGCTCAAGTTAAGGCTAAGACGAATGAAGTGTTCGATGCTGTTTTACACGCAAATGCTTCGAAAATAGacgattttattttgataactttCAACGATCCTT ATGCGAAATTACGAACCATAACGAGAGAtcgaaatgaatttaaaagagCCCTTAGTTCTATAAGTGTCGATGGTGGGGGTGACTGCCCAGAGTACACGATGGCTGGAATTGAACTAGCTTTAGAGAAAAGCAAATCAAATTCATATTTCTATGTATTCACGGACGCATCGGCCAAAGATTATAATCAATTCGACCGGATAAAGAGTTTAAGCCAAAAGAAATCAATCCAG GTATCTTTTCTCCTAACTGGCATTTGCGGGAGTTTAAATGATCGAGACTATCTTGTTTTTGAGGAACTTTCTGAAGCAACGTCAGGACAagtgtttcatattaaaaagcACGATATCAATAAG ataataaattacatcataGCATCGATCACACACAAAAAGACAACTTTACGCCAAAAACTTTATGAAAACGGCAGTTTAAAGAAATTGACg ttCACTGTAGATAGTAAGGTGTGGGatgttataatatctatatcaGCGAAAAATCCAAAGATTAAGGTCATTGATCCGGATGGCAATGTTGCAGTCACAAAAGATATTTCAACTACAGAGATGTCATAT ATGGGCAAATTGAACACAAAGCCTGGTGTTTATACGATCGAATTATCCAGTAATAGTAAAACTTCAGTAGTTGTAACTGGATCCACTTCTGTTTCCTTCCAACATGGCTTCGCATACGTCAAACCTGCGTCCATAAATGAAACATCTACTATGCCTGTTCCAG GTGTGAAGTCATATCTATCGATAGctttaaataatgacaaaaaagacGTCGTTTTGAAAACAGCTGAACTAAGAGATCTGGATGATAACGTAATCAAAGAACTACCGTTGACATTAATAGATCCAGAGAAGCAATTCTACATAACAGATCCTTTTATTCCGCCAAGTACATTGTTCAAAATTGCG GTAAATGGCTTCAcagaaacaaatgaaaaaataacgagGATATCATCAACGACGGTAGAGCTACAGAAACCAGAATTGG AAAAGTCTTTGACCAAAAAATCGCCCCAGGTAACTCTTCTAAGCGATGACAAAATTGAAGTTGAATACGGCCAAGCTGTTGATATTAAATGCAAATTGCACGGATTTCCTAAGCCTGATGCCTTGTGGGAAGGTACATCGGGCATCACAGGACCTGCTACG GTAGTGCCAGTCGATCTCCCATATGACTATATGACTGTTCTCACAATCGATAAGGTGGTTGAAAATTCAACAATTACTTGCAAAGCTATAAATTCAGAAGGAGAGAGTTCTAAATCAgtgaaaattgaaataaaaacctacttgaacgTGATTGAATATCCCAAAG acaTAACACTTGAATATGGcaaaacaattgatttaaaatttataattaacgcTTCTCCGCCTGCAATAATAAGTTGGTACAAAAATGACAAGCAAATCACTGTAAACGATAATTACAACCTTTCATCTgacaatacaattttaacaataagAAATATGCTTCCAAAACTAAAAGGAAAATATACAGTCAAAGCATTCAATGATAACACGGAAAGAAACGTTACATTTAACGTTTCCATAATCGGAGCcg AACCACCTGTAATCGATAAATCTGTAACTACATATTTTGCTAAGGAAGGTTCTGATGTAGATATAAATtgcag ATTATTAAAGGGTAAGCCGATACCAACGATATCTTGGTCGCTGGTCGTTGATGACAGTACTGAAAATAAAGAATTAGATGAAACAGGAGAAACAATtcacattacaaatattaaaaccgaCGATACTGGAAATTACATATGTTTGGCGCGTAATGAAATCGGAGAAGACTCTCATAGCACTGAACTATACGTTGAGT ACCCTCCATCGATCGAAGAAGGTGATGAAACCCTAAATATAGTGAAAGGTGATCAAGTAACTCTAGTCTGTTCTCTGAATGGTTTTCCCTATCCTGATATACgatggtttaaaaataaatctgaaattAATGATACTAGTAAATATCGTACTCACAACAATAACGTCCTGCG atTCAGAGGTTCACTTAGCGATGCTGGTATTTATACATGTGAGGCATCCAACGCTCTTGGAAGGgcagaaagaaatattaatttgaatatatatg GTCCTGTCCAAATCGAACCTCCTACAGAAAGTGTTCTGAATATAATAGTTGGAAATTCTTTGGAGTTACCTTGTGTTGCTGAAGGTTATCCCGAGCCAAAAACGAAATGGattttcaaaaatttcgatCCGAAATCTTTACCGAAGCTATTAAG agCTGATAGAATGAACTCTATCAAAATACCACGAGTCCAAATTGAAGATGAAGGGTTTTATGTTTGTAAGGCACGTAATTATGCTGATACAGCTGTTATTACGTATGAAGTTCATGTATTag CACCtccttttattaaaaacaagttaCCGGACAAAACTTTAAATGCTGTGGAAGGGGACTTAGTGTTACGAATTCCATGCGAGGCTGTTGGTAAACCAAAACCAACTGTATCTTGGATAGTGGACGGATTGAAACTTGCTCTAg GGACTGACATGTTTGGTATTGAAGAAGAcggaacattaataattaaaaatgtgaataaatattCCACGGGTACATATTTATGCAAAGCTGAAAATTCACTAGGTCATGTTTCAGAAGAATTCTATGTCAAAGTTTACC CATATCCAAGAACACGTAACGTCCCTGTCAAAGAGTTAATAGAAGAAGGGACATCAGCTAACATTGAATGTGAACCTTCGCATGACGTTGGAGATTTAATTCGTTGGTATAAG AATGGAGTACTCATTTCAACTGGTCCCTTGACCTTGCGCCGTGCTTCGCCATCAGATTCAGGGTTATACAGTTGCAGAGTGAGCAATTATGTATCATCGCATTCATCTCACAAGATGGTCATCGTTGGGCGTAAACCTCGTTTTAATTCTGAGGAAGAAACTAGAATTGAATTTTTTGAAGGAGCAAACGTTTTCTTCGTATGCAGCGCTACTGGATTTCCAAATCCAACC ATCACGTGGTCTCACAATGGGAGGAAAATTGAAAAAACGTCTGCCACAATTGATCTCGTAATGAAAGTTAGTGATATTGGAGAGTACGAATGCCAAGTGTCGAACGATTTCGGTAAAATTAGCCGTACCTTTAATATTGTCGCTGATG attgtttGTTAAACATTGAGAATAACTTTAATACATACAAACCGCTTATACTGTCGCTTAGCAAACGTTGGcctctatttgaaataaatggtAGCTTCATGAGAATACCCAAAAACACTAAATTCCTATTGGTTTGCCCAACGAGCTATATAACCCACAAAAGTACAAACTTTGGCCAACAGAGGTTGGCAAGCTGTGTTGGAAATACGGAATTTCAAATAATAGGAAAAAATATCGATTTCGAGGATTTAAATTGTAACGAGGAAATTAAACCACTGTCGAAAAGCACTGGATTGCATTGCAGCAGGGGTAACACAGAGCTATTGAAAGTCGGTTACAGCTTGCGGTCCGAATTTCTGGGTGTCTACGATATCTGCTtcgataaagataaaaatgttacGTTATATTCAAGGCACCATATTCACCGATCTCTGGCAGATAGAGTTCCTGATATTCCAATTAAATTTACTGGCAGTAATCACTTACCTAAAGATTTTAATGCAATATACAAATGTAGAGATAAATGTTGTTTCGCTAAAAAGCAACTCGTGAATCCCAGGGATGTGTCTCCAGGATTCCCACAAGTGGCAACTTACaacgatttaaatgttttaccaCACTGGAGCACGTGCGGCACAGAG aattgGGACGAGGTTGAGCGAAGAGTGAGGTCTCTTGTGAAATTCCTTGATTTCAAACTATCAGTTTGGACTGGAGCGTTTTATGATAAAAGTACTGATGCTGGGATTATTTTAAGATCTTCAGATCAACCTACACCACAGTATATGTGGaag gtaatcCGAAATTTACAAGAGCAACAAGCCCTCGCAGTCATTCAAGTAAATAAGCCTAATTTAACCAAATCTGAAGCTGCACGTCATATGCTTTGTAAAGATGTATGTGGTGACACAGAATGGATGAGGAATCCTGAATGGCGAAACGTTACCAAAGGTTTTACCTACTGTTGCAGTTTGACAGATTTCAAAAAGGCATTTGGTTACGAAAACATCTTTAAGGGTAAAGCAAATCTTTTAAGAAAAATGCCACTTGTTTCCGAGCACTCcttaacgtaa